A window from Thunnus albacares chromosome 19, fThuAlb1.1, whole genome shotgun sequence encodes these proteins:
- the si:ch211-288g17.3 gene encoding chromosomal protein D1, producing the protein MEKEMKMAEKEEEDAASKGESSVDMSNNSPTKRGTGRPKGSKKLQVCVTDVNLMELVSGISNGESTTPPRGRGRPKLSTHTVQQGSGDDQADNSVQTGRGQENPKGSGSKKLASNEDHSPRKRGRPLGSLNKSTLEKAAAADLPNGGSDTPKRGRGRPKGSMKRKSETVTSGAEDEGSSATPRKRGRPKGSPNKRPRLEREVNSEGEEQDVSNGISKTPRRGRGRPRKSIKHESKHQQKQVSGGSQPTKRGRGRPKGSLNKKPTAYKVQGKVGRPRRELVPIERTESVIPIKRGKRGRPRKQPAKRGRPRKYPLPSPEELKKPKVWKPLGRPRKYARVDPPEGAPPAPRRSRGRPRKSESKKGAHLRKSLPTSPSSPHTPSDGPPRKRGRPRIIVKSEDGTTRKRGRPKGSVNKNKARNETQLDSTPPNHSKADDSSAVGVKYEEESVVEEVAHDVETVPIQDGDNTEETLIDQDGNFQLLLQTSLN; encoded by the coding sequence atggaaaaagaaatgaaaatggctgagaaagaagaagaagatgctgcGAGTAAGGGAGAGTCCAGTGTAGATATGTCCAACAACAGTCCAACTAAAAGAGGAACGGGGAGGCCAAAAGGTTCTAAGAAGTTGCAGGTTTGTGTTACAGATGTAAACCTAATGGAGCTGGTTTCAGGCATTTCAAATGGAGAGTCCACAACGCCCCCAAGGGGAAGAGGGCGTCCAAAactctcaacacacacagtacagcaaGGATCAGGAGACGACCAGGCTGATAATTCTGTGCAAACTGGTAGGGGTCAAGAAAACCCGAAAGGGTCAGGGTCCAAGAAACTGGCCAGTAATGAAGACCATTCTCCTAGGAAAAGAGGCAGGCCATTAGGGTCTCTGAACAAAAGCACCCTTGAAAAGGCTGCTGCCGCAGATTTACCGAATGGTGGTTCTGATACACCAAAAAGGGGAAGGGGTCGTCCTAAAGGATCCATGAAGCGCAAGTCAGAAACCGTTACAAGTGGTGCAGAGGATGAAGGCAGTTCTGCAACACCTAGGAAAAGGGGTCGACCGAAGGGCTCTCCCAATAAGAGACCCCGGCTTGAGAGAGAGGTGAACAGTGAAGGGGAGGAGCAGGATGTGTCAAATGGTATCTCAAAGACGCCtcggagagggagaggaaggccAAGAAAAAGTATTAAACATGAGAGCAAGCATCAACAAAAACAGGTTTCAGGTGGCTCACAGCCAACTAAGAGAGGTAGAGGTCGACCAAAAGGCTCTTTAAACAAGAAACCCACTGCATATAAGGTGCAAGGTAAGGTAGGACGCCCACGGAGAGAACTTGTTCCGATTGAAAGAACAGAATCAGTCATCCCCATAAAAAGAGGTAAGCGTGGGCGACCAAGAAAACAACCAGCTAAAAGGGGAAGGCCAAGGAAGTACCCTTTGCCGTCACCAGAAGAGCTGAAAAAGCCCAAAGTATGGAAGCCACTGGGAAGGCCGAGGAAATATGCACGTGTTGATCCTCCGGAGGGAGCCCCACCAGCCCCTCGCCGAAGCCGTGGTCGGCCTCGCAAATCCGAGTCTAAGAAAGGTGCTCACTTACGCAAAAGTTTGCCTACCAGTCCATCCTCACCACACACCCCAAGTGATGGACCCCCAAGGAAAAGGGGTCGTCCCCGAATTATTGTAAAAAGTGAGGATGGCACAACACGGAAAAGGGGGCGCCCTAAAGGTTCAGTCAACAAAAATAAAGCCAGAAATGAAACGCAACTCGACAGCACACCCCCCAACCATTCAAAAGCTGATGATTCATCTGCTGTTGGGGTGAAATATGAGGAAGAGTCAGTTGTAGAGGAAGTGGCGCACGATGTAGAGACAGTGCCAATCCAGGACGGAGATAATACTGAAGAAACACTCATCGATCAGGATGGAAATTTTCAA